The sequence below is a genomic window from Bosea sp. F3-2.
GGCGGCTGCGAAGACGCTGGCTGATGCCAAAGCCGCTGCGGATCGGCTTGGTGTTGACGCCGAGACTATCCATGTTCCCGAGGCACATCCTGCCGAGGCGATCATCGCAACCGCCAATGGCCGTCATTGCAACCTCATTGTCATGGCCTCCCACGGCCGGCGCGGGATCCGTCGTCTTCTGCTGGGCAGCCAGACCTCTGAGGTGCTCGCCAACAGTTCGGTTCCAGTCCTAGTGGTCAGGTAGGCAGGAACACGAGATCGTCGAGGCCGACAAAGAGAACCTTGCCACACCCGGCCCTGACCCTCGCCTTGATCTCGCTCAAGGCATCCTTCGCGGGCAAGGCCCAAGATCAGAACGCTCCGAATTTCGGGGACGTCGACATGCGCATCATACCAAACGCTGCTCCCCGAGCCGCCAATGATCTGGCGGATCCTCGTGGTCAACACGCCCCTGGGCTGGGTCTGCACGCTCGCGCTAGCGGCTCTTGGTATTTGCCAGTTCGCGAGCCACACGGGCCAGATCGTGGCCGCCCTGCCCTACCTTCTGCTATTGGCCTGTCCGCTGATGTACTTGTTCATGCACTGCAGTCACTGCTGCCGTTACGGAAAGCGCGAGTGCCCCCTGCCGGCCAGGCGGCCTGCGGGATGGCCGAGTTTACGTTGAGGCTCATTGCGCGCCCCGCGCTTGTGGTCGCGGCACAAAGGCCATCGGCATCATCTGATCAGCACGCCCTTCGCCCATGAAACGAAAGATGCGCTGAGATCATTTTTTACATTGGTCGACTGACGCGCAAAGGAGAGCCTGCCATGAAAACGCTTGTTCTCGCTACCGTTCTGGTTCTCGCCGGACCCGCCCTGGCTCAGGCACCAACCTCCCATGACCAACACCATCCGGGTGGTGCCGCCGCAACGCAGGCCCAATCCACAGCCCCGACACAGCCTCAGGCGACGCCCGGCCAATCCGGAATGCCAATGCCCATGGGTCAGATGATGCAGGGCCAGATGATGGGCCGGGGCATGATGCAGGGCCAAGGCATGCCCGGTGGCATGATGAGCAGAGGGAAGATGGGCCGATTCTCGGCCGAGGACATGAGCGCCTTCATCGATGCCTATGTCGCCGCAATCCATGCCGGGCTGAAGCTGTCCGCCGACCAGGAGAAGCTTTGGCCCCCCGTCGAAACTGCGATCCGCAACTTGGCCACGCTACATCTCGGCCATATGCAGGCCATGCGCCAGCCCCGCGGGATGGCAGCGAGCGATCCGGTGGGTCTGCTCCGCGCTATGGCCGACCGCATGAGCCAGGGAGCGGACGCCATGCGCAAGCTCGCGGACGCCGCGTCGCCGCTCTATGCGACGCTCGACGAGGCTCAGAAGCGGCGGCTGCAAGTGCTCGTCCGGATGGGCGGCCGCGACATGATGGGGCAAGGTATGATGGGCCGGGGAGTGATGGGCCGGGGGGTGATGGGGCCCGGCCGCGCCATGATGCCCGGCGGATCCGGGGACGATGACGACGCCTACGAGGACAACCGCTGACACTCCGACCCGGATGGTGCCGGGAATGGAACGAGTTCACCTCCTCGCTCCGAGCCGTCCGGCCGTGGTGTGAGCGAAAGCAGGCGAGCCCCCTCTCATCCATCCCAAGTTGATGGCCAATGCGCCGGCAAGTCAAATCTCGATGGATCTCGGTGAGGTGGCCGAGAATTCGACGACCTGCTCCCTTGCGAAAGCGATCGGGGCGATATCATGCCTAGACCCGCTAACCCGGTGTCCTTCAGCTTTCCGAGCCGGCGTTTTTGATTTTTCTCAAAGCGGCAGAGATCGATGCGTGTTTGAATCGTTCATCATCCCCGGCTGGCCGGATGCCGTGCGCCGGGCTTCGATCGAGCGGCGCAAGCGCGACGATCCGCGGAGTGATGCCGCCCGCCATCTCTCACAGGAGGCGATCATGGCAGAACCAGCAACCAGGCTCCCGATCAAAGGTGAAACGCACGAGCCTGGCTCCCCTCAATCCGAATTGGCCGGCTTCGATCGCTTCTGGAGCGAGATGGATCGATTGTTCGACAATTTCGGCTTCCGCTCTGGCCGGCGGCCCCTTGCAGCTCCGCTGTCCTTCGATTTGTCTCTGCCCCGCTTCGAACGCTGGGGAAGCGTCCCTGCCGTCGACGTTTCCAAGACGGACGAACTCTACAACATCACGGCGGAGCTTCCAGGGATCGCGCCGGCTGATGTGCAGGTCAAACTATCGGACGGGCTCTTGACGATCAGTGGAGAAAAGAAGAGCGAAAAGGAGCGCATGGACGAGGATGCCTATGTCTCTGAGCGGCGCTACGGCTCGTTCTTTCGCTCGTTCCGGCTGCCGGATGATATCGTCGCGGACAAGATCGAAGCTCGGTACGCCAATGGCATTCTGAGCATCACCGTACCGCGGCGGGCGAAGGCTCAGCCAAAGGAAGACATTATCCCGGTCAAAGCGGCCTGATTCACCGGAAGCGCCTGACGGCCGGCGCGACTGGAGTCTCATGACCCAGATGGCTTGCCGCGCCGGCCGTTCGAACTGAAGACGGCGGTATCGCACGACAGAGCGTCGGCCGCGGCCATCATCCGGCATCATAGCAGGACTGCTCACGCGCTTTCGTCGGCCAGCTTTTTCTCAAGACGTTCAAGAAGTTCGCCTTGCGCCGCCAGGATGCGCAGTCGGGCCTCCGGAAGCGAAAACCACGCCGCCTGGTCGATCTCGGGAAAGCGGCGGATATGACCGCTACCGCGCGGCCATTCGAGCTCAGCCTCGCTGCTGCAGCGAGCCTTTTCCGCTTCCAGTTCGCCCCTCAGCGCAAAGGCTTCGACGACCTTCCCCGCCCGTTGCCGAATGCGCCCGAGCGGTACAAGAGGGCCTGACGGTACAGCTCCCAGTTCTTCTGCGAACTCCCGTCGCGCGGTTTCCTGCGCGGTCTCGCCCGGCTGCGGCTCGCCCTTGGGGATGGACCAGACGCCGAGATCCTTGCGCCGCCAGAACGGGCCGCCCGGATGGACGAGAAGGACTTCGGCTCCTTCTTCCGCAAGGCGATACATCAAAATGCCGACACTGCAGGAAGCCATTAAAAAAAACCTCGGCCAGTGTCCGAATTTGCGATGCGTCAAGGACCGGGCGACGCGCCGCGAGGAAACTCCCACCCGTCGCAACTTAGGCGGCAGAGACAAT
It includes:
- a CDS encoding NUDIX domain-containing protein, translated to MASCSVGILMYRLAEEGAEVLLVHPGGPFWRRKDLGVWSIPKGEPQPGETAQETARREFAEELGAVPSGPLVPLGRIRQRAGKVVEAFALRGELEAEKARCSSEAELEWPRGSGHIRRFPEIDQAAWFSLPEARLRILAAQGELLERLEKKLADESA
- a CDS encoding Spy/CpxP family protein refolding chaperone, producing the protein MGQMMQGQMMGRGMMQGQGMPGGMMSRGKMGRFSAEDMSAFIDAYVAAIHAGLKLSADQEKLWPPVETAIRNLATLHLGHMQAMRQPRGMAASDPVGLLRAMADRMSQGADAMRKLADAASPLYATLDEAQKRRLQVLVRMGGRDMMGQGMMGRGVMGRGVMGPGRAMMPGGSGDDDDAYEDNR
- a CDS encoding Hsp20/alpha crystallin family protein — its product is MANAPASQISMDLGEVAENSTTCSLAKAIGAISCLDPLTRCPSAFRAGVFDFSQSGRDRCVFESFIIPGWPDAVRRASIERRKRDDPRSDAARHLSQEAIMAEPATRLPIKGETHEPGSPQSELAGFDRFWSEMDRLFDNFGFRSGRRPLAAPLSFDLSLPRFERWGSVPAVDVSKTDELYNITAELPGIAPADVQVKLSDGLLTISGEKKSEKERMDEDAYVSERRYGSFFRSFRLPDDIVADKIEARYANGILSITVPRRAKAQPKEDIIPVKAA
- a CDS encoding universal stress protein, which codes for MYKQILIATDGSEVAQKGVNHGLSLAKRVGAKVTIVTVTEPFPIYAGAAPGAGWVPGPLETVEHEARQKEAAAKTLADAKAAADRLGVDAETIHVPEAHPAEAIIATANGRHCNLIVMASHGRRGIRRLLLGSQTSEVLANSSVPVLVVR